Proteins from a single region of Felis catus isolate Fca126 chromosome B4, F.catus_Fca126_mat1.0, whole genome shotgun sequence:
- the LOC101082580 gene encoding olfactory receptor 6C2-like, with translation MKNHTVTIFILLGLTDDPQLQIPIFMFLFLTYILSITGNLTIISLTLVDSHLKTPMYFFLQNFALLEISFTSACIPRYLYNIATGDRSITYNICVIQVFFTDVFGVTEFFLLAAMSYDRYVAICKPLQYVTIMNNRVCKRLVLCCWMAGLLIILPPLTLFLNLKFCDSNVIDYFFCDASPILKISCSDTWLIEQLVIVCAVLTFILTLVCVLQSYISIIKTILQFPSTQQRKRAFSTCSSHMIVVSITYGSCIFIYVNPSAKESVTINKGVTVLMTSIAPMLNPFIYTLRNKQVRQAFSDSFKKIALVSKSKRIFKPRNKITS, from the coding sequence ATGAAAAATCATACAGTAACAATCTTCATCCTATTGGGCCTGACAGACGACCCTCAACTTCAAATTccaatttttatgtttctatttctcaCTTACATATTGAGTATAACTGGGAATCTGACCATCATATCCCTCACTTTAGTAGACTCTCACCTTAAAACACCCATGTACTTTTTCCTACAGAATTTTGCCTTATTAGAAATTTCTTTTACATCTGCTTGTATCCCTAGATATTTATACAACATAGCAACAGGTGACAGGtcaattacatataatatttgtGTTATTCAAGTGTTTTTTACCGATGTTTTTGGAGTAACAGAATTTTTTCTCTTGGCTGCCATGTCTtatgaccgctatgtggccatctgcaaaccccTGCAGTATGTAACCATCATGAACAACAGAGTGTGCAAGAGGCTCGTCCTCTGCTGTTGGATGGCTGGCTTGTTGATCATACTCCCGCCACTTACTTTGTTCCTCAATTTGAAATTCTGTGATTCAAATgtcattgattattttttctgtgaTGCATCTCCAATCTTGAAGATTTCATGTTCAGACACATGGCTCATAGAGCAGTTGGTTATTGTCTGTGCTGTGCTGACCTTCATTCTGACCCTTGTGTGTGTTCTTCAATCTTACATTTCTATCATCAAGACCATTCTACAATTCCCCTCTACCCAACAAAGGAAAAGAGCCTTTTCCACCTGTTCTTCTCACATGATTGTGGTTTCCATCACCTATGGAAGTTGTATCTTCATCTATGTCAATCCTTCAGCAAAGGAATCAGTGACAATTAATAAGGGTGTGACAGTGCTAATGACGTCCATAGCTCCCATGTTGAACCCATTCATTTACACTCTGAGAAACAAGCAAGTGAGACAAGCTTTCAgtgattctttcaaaaaaattgcATTGGTATCGAAAAGTAAGAGAATATTcaagcccagaaataaaataacaagctAA